GCCCTGCTGGCGGCATCGGTGGTTCTCAGCGAGAGGAGGGATGCCCGGTGAGGAGGTTTGCAGCGTTCTTTCTGCTCGCCCTCTTTCTGTTAACCATCGGCTCACTGCTCCTGCCGAAATATGGCCGGGAGACTCCAACGACCTACGGGTTCCTCAGCGGCGACGGTTCCTCCGTTTCGGTGTTTGTCCCGACCGCTAGGAGGGTCTCCATCAGCATCGTAACGGAGGATCAAGAGAGGTACGAGGTGCAGGTGTTCGATGGTGTGCGGGGCGGTTTCATCGCAAACTTAACTGCAGTGGGGAACATGTATCGCGAGCTGGAGCTTCCGGACTCCGGGACGTACTATTTTGTCTACCATGGAAACGGTAGCGCGAGGATAGCCGTTGGGACCCTCTCAATGTACCCCTCGGAGCGCGTGCTGAGGACTGAATACATCGCCGGCGGAACGGCAGCGTTTGTCCTCGCCGCGCTGGTTTGGACGGGGGTGAGACGATGATAGTGAAGGCAGAGCGACTCACCAAACGCTTCGGAAGCGTCATTGCCCTCGACTCCATAGACGTTGAGGTTCCGAAGGGTCTGACCGTCATAGTGGGTCCCAACGGGGGCGGCAAGTCCACCTTCTTAAAAATCGCCGCCGGGGCTTACCGGCCAACTAAGGGGAGAGTGAAAGTCCTTGGAAGAGATCCCTGGAGGGACGAGGGGGTAAAGAAAAGGATAGGAGTTTCCTTCGACCCGCCCGCTCTCCCGCAGCTGAGAACCGGAAGGGAGTGGCTTGAGTACCTGCTGAGCGCCAAAGGCGGTAACGGCAGAAGCGTCATGGAAGCCGCGGAAATGTTCGGGGCGGGGAGCTTCATTGAAAAGAAGGTCAGGGATTACTCGGCGGGTATGAGGAAGAGGGTGAGCCTTGCCCAGGCTTTTCTCGGCAGCCCCGAACTGGTGTTCCTCGACGAGCCGCTGGCCAACCTCGACCTGAACGGCATGAAGGACGTCCTGGAGGTTATAAGGAAAGAGCACGAGGAGGGCCTGAATCTCGTGGTGATCTCCCACATCTGGCGTCCCTTCATGGAAATCGCAGACTACGCCGTTTTAATAGCCGCTGGAAAGGTGCAGACCGCGGGTTCCCCCGAGGAGATTATGCCGCTGCTGGAAAGGACGTTTCCCCTGTGAGGTGTGGGCAATGAGGAAAACCGCGATCCTGATCTGGACGATGTTCCTGCTCTCAACGGTGGCCGGGGCCGTTAACGCGTCCCCGGAGAGCGGTTACGGCATACTGGTAGTCGATTCCAGTGCCAGGGTTCTCATCGTGGAAGAGGGAGTGAACTTCACCGGACCGGCATGGGTGGAGCTCCCCGCATCGAAGGAGGGCGAGAACTACACCGTGGTGGTGGACGTAAACGGGCTGAGCGTGAGGATACCCGTCCTGGTCAAGGGGGGACTGACGACGATAGTGAAGGTGAGGGGCGAGAAAATCGAAGAATCCATAAGAACCAGTGGCGCCACACCCGTCGAAGTGTGGTTTGGCCCGCCCATTAACCTCCCTCCTAAACTCAAGGGGTCGGAACCGGAACTCGAGTGCATGGTGACAACCTACGGCCCGATGAAGGGCAGGGGACTGGTCTTTGAACTCATGAAGAACCCCAACGGGGATGGCTACTTCCTCCTGCCCAATGGAACCCCCGTTGAAGTCTGTACCGGTGAGTACTACCTCTCGGAGATGTACGGGATCGAGGACGGGTGGACATCGATCGGGCATTACCTCAACTGGACGACCTACGTTCCGGAGTACAGGGAGATTGAAATAAACTCCTACCCCACAGACTCGGCCGTTCTCGTCTTCGGCGCCAGCTACAACGTACTTAGAACCCCCATAAAGCTGTTCGTGCCGGTAATAAACAACGTTACCCGGGGATACGGCATTGATATGACCGGCAGACGCGTGGACTTCAGGCTCGACCCGATTCAGGAGTACAACATAACCCTCGCCTCCAACCTGACCGTGGCTGGAGGGCTGGCCCCCTACGTTGACTTCACAGTGAATCCCCCAGCAGAAGGCGCCGAAATCTACGTGGACTTCACGGCGCTGGTTCAGGCCGTATCGCTGAAGATCGTTTACGGCCTGCCCCCTGAGTATCAGGGCCTTCCCAACGGGCTGGAAACCCAGTCAGTGGCAGGGCAGGAAAGCCCTACAAACCCAGGGAATCAGGAGAACGGCAGCCTGCAGAACTCAACCCTCGTCATAACAACGTACCCCGAAGATGTTAGGGTGGAGCTGGACGGTAAAACCGTGTGCACCGGAGAATGCGTCCTGAACGTGACCCCCGGTGAGCACGAAGTTACAGGAACCGCGGAGGGCTTTGCGGCGGAGAGCAGAAAAGTAGTGCTGGCACCGGGTGAGCGTTTGACCCTAAACCTCACGCTCTCACCATACCCCCGCTTCCAGGTTGTCTCCGTACCCGAGGGGGCGAGGCTGTACATTGACGGAAAGCCCTCGAACTGCACAACGCCCTGCAACGTAACCCTCACCCCCGGAACACACAGGCTGGTGTTCAGGAAGGAGGGCTTCAGAGACTACGAGACCGTGATCCGGGCCAGTGCCGGGGACAGCGGCGTCATCTCGGTATCGCTAACGGACCTCAGCGGCAGGAAGTATTCGCTCGATCCAAGATTGAAAAGCGGGAACAGCGCGGGGGAGTCCTCTGAAGAGAAAGCCAGAGGCGGGCTCCCCATCCCCCCGACGACTGTCTATGTGCTCGCGGGCGTCCTGGCAATTGGGGCGGGCATCTTAATCGCAAGAAAACTTTGAAATTTTTCCTTTCTTCACCCGAACAGCCCCAGCGCCGGTCCGAGCGTTATCGCCATGCTGAGCAGTCCGCCGAGGATTAAAGCGGGAACGGTCTGCCTCTTCTCGACGGCAAAGAGGTAGGCCGCTAAAGCCCCCGTCCAGATGCCCGTTCCCGGGAGGGGAATGGCCACGAATATCGTCAGCCCGATGAACCCCCACTTCTCGACGTAGGGGTGGGCCTTCTTCCTCACGCGCTCGATGTAGTAGAGGTAGAGGTGGGCCACCTTTCTGAGGGGCGTTTTTTCAAGCCAGAGCATGAGCCGGTCTATGTAGGGCAGAACCGCTGGGAGAACGAGCGAGAGGGTTAAAACGCCGAGGGAAGCTGCCAAAAGCGTCTCCCACAGGGGGTAGCCCATCCCGATGCCGTAGACGATGGCGTAGCGCCCCTCGAAGGTTGGAATCAGCGAGAGCAGAAAGACCTCGAGGAAACTGTTCATTCAGGCTTCACCCCGAGGAGTGATTTCAGCAGCAGGTAGAGCCAGGGGGCGAAGAACAGGCTGAACAGGACATCGGAAAACCAGTGGTAGTGCAGGAGAAGCCGGGTGAGGGCCACCGTGACGGCGTAGATCCATGCGATAAAGGCGTACTTCCTCCAGCGGTCGGAGGCGTAGGCCGCTATTACCGCCGCCCTGAAGGCGTGGCCGGAGGGGAAGGCGTACGTCCCGTACTCTGGCCGGGGTCTCGGCTCCGCGAAGAGGAGCTTGAGGCCACCAACAGTCACGAGTCCAACGATAGTAGCCAGCAGGAACGCCAGAGTCTTTCTGGAGATGGTCCCCTTCCCACGCCAGTCAAGGTAGACCACGAGGGCGGCGAAGGGGATCAAAAAGAGGTCGCCACCGAGGGCGGTTAGAAAGTTAACCAGCGGCGTATCGACTAGGGGGAGCGTCGAGTTCACCCGCTCGTTTAGCCCATCGAAGGCCCCCGTCGCTTGGAGGAGCAGGATTCCGGCGACGATGACCGTGAGGATAAGGAAGTTCCTATCGAGCTTAACCCGGGTCATTGCAGGTTAAGAAGGGAAGAACCGCTAAAAAGCTTTTTCATGGAGAAGTTGGGTCAGATAACCCCCGCCGCGTACAGCGCGTGGTACGTCTTCAGCAGGGCCTGCTGGACTTTCTTCGGCCCGAAGGTTCGAACCGCCCTTCCGAGGCCCTCGTTGTAGACCCTCCGCAGGATGAAGTCCGTCTCGCGGTTGAGGTTGAGCTTCTCCCGATTTTCCAGGTAGAGGCGCGCTATCTCAGCCGGCTCGCGGTAGTTGAGGCCCTTGAGCCACTTGAGCGGGATTCCGTCGTCGAAGTGCTTCGTTATCTCGAAGCCGATTATCGTGACCTCGTCGTCGCCGTACAGCTCGCCGTATATCCTGTTCAATTCTCTCAGGAGTTCTTTAACGTCCGAGAAGCCGTCCAGTCTGGCGTCCTCGTTGGTGAGTTCCCTCGCCTTCTTTCTCTCGACTTTCGTTATCCTGGCCTTCGCTATGGCCGTGTCGCTCGGCCTGATAACCAGATAGACCTCGCTCCCCGGCTTCGCCTCGTAGTCCCCGTAGCGTACCGTGGTGACCTTGTCTCCCCGAAGAATCCTCGACTTGTAGGCCGAGTCAATCAGCATGAACTTCCGTATCTGAACGCTCTTGCTCCTCCTCACCCCTCAACCCCCTCAGTATCGCAGGCAGCTCTTCCAGAGAGCGTATCGTGAAGTCCGCGTAATCCCTGTACTCCGTCTCTCTGTTGGCGTACTTTCCGTATTTAAACCACACGGTCACCATTCCCACGTTTTTAGCGCCGTAGACGTCGGAGTAGAGCCTGTCCCCGACCATCATGGCCTCCTCCGGCTCGACCCCCATCTTCCTCAGTGCCTTCCTGAATATCTTTGGGTGGGGCTTCTTGACGCCGAGGTAGTCCGAGATGAAGACATCATCGAAGTAGGCGTCGAGTTCGAGGCGGAGTATCTTCTCCCACTGCTTTATCGGGTCGCCGTCGGTGATTATCCCGAGCCTGTAACCCTCCCTCTGGAGGTCGAGCAGGACCCTCCTGACCCCCTTCACGGTCCTCAGATAGGCGAACTTGGTGTTGTGGTAGGAGATAACGCCGGCTGCGATCCACTTGGGGTTGCTGGGAAGGTCAAGCCTCCGCAGAAGGTAGTCGAAGTGCTTCCCGAAGTTGCTCCCGTACTCGTTTATCAGCTCAAGAAGTTCGTGGTAGGCGGTATCAAAGTCAACGGGAAGACCGTGTCTCACCATGTTCTCTATCGCGTTCCGCCTCGCCATCTCTGCCAGTCTCGTTGTATCGACTATCGTATCGTCCAGGTCAAAGAACACGACCCTGATCATCCACGTCCTCACCGGAGACTTTTCGTTCAAACCGTATTTAACCCTTCCCGATGTCGAGGAAAGGCCCTTTCCTCTGGGACGCTTCCTTTCTGGCCCAGCGCATGGCCTGGAAGTACTCGTCCTCCGCCATCAGCTCCTCCAGATAATCCTCCAGCTTCCACGTGAGCGCCGTCTCCGTGGTCGTGGCGAAGATGACCCTGCCGGGGTTCAGCATTTTAACGGCCTTTATGACGCCCTTCAAAGTCTCGTTGTCGAGGCCGTGCATTATCACGAACTTCCTGAGGTGCCACTGGGATGAGCCGCTCAGCTCCTCCGCCCTTTCAACGACCTCACTGACCACCCAGTCCCTGCAGTACTCCGGAACCTCAAAAACGTCCAGCCCTCCGAGGGAGTCCCTTATGGCCTCCACCTCCGCGGGACCGAACCCTATGAGCAGAACCTTTCCCATTATACCAGCCCCCTAACCCTTTCCATCAGCTTCTCCATCGCCTCTCCGGCCGGACAGCGCAGGAAGACGTCCGCTATGGGCGTTATCCCGCTCTCCTCGGGGTTCACCTCGATGACTTTTCCCCCGGTCTCTTTGACTATCTGCGGTATGTATGCGGCGGGATAGACGACCCCGCTCGTGCCTATGACGAGGACGAGGTCAGCCCTCTCGGCCAGCTTGAAAGCCTCCTCAAGGGCCTTCCTCGGCAGTGGTTCCCCGAACCACACCACGTCCGGCCTCAGAAGGGAGCCGCACTCCGGGCACTTGGGAAGGTCTTTCTCCGCCAGAAATTCCTCCAGCCTTCCGCTCTCCTTGAGGTTCTCCCTGTATGAACAGGAGGTGCATCTAACGCGGAAGATGTTGCCGTGAAGCTCGATGACCTTCCTGCTTCCCGCTTCCCTGTGCAGGTCGTCGACGTTCTGGGTTATGACCGCCTTCAGAATCCCCATCTCCTCCAGCTCGGCCAGCGCGTAGTGCGCCCTGTTCGGCCTTGCCTTTCTTATAAGGTCCATTCTCCACCTGTAGAAGCTCCAGACGAGGTGAGGGTCCTTCCTGAAGGCCTCCGGTGTCGCCAGCTCCTCGGGCCTGTGCTTCCTCCACAGCCCGTTGAAGCCCCTGAACGTTGGAACACCACTCTCGGCGCTTATTCCCGCGCCCGTAAAAGCAATCGCAAACCTCGAGCGCGCCAGCATTTTAGCGGCTTCCTCTATCATGATTTCAGGTACCCGGCATACCTTAAAAATCCTGCCCGGCCACTCGCCAAGTTTCGAGTGGCTAACCCACCACTTTCCACATGTTGGTGCACATTTCTGCACACGTGCACATATGAGGTAAGATTTATATTCCTCCCGTTCAAATCCCCCTCGAGGTGTTTCCCATGGCTGAAGGATACAGAGAATACCGGGACAGGGTTATGGACTTTCTGGAGGACCACGAGAAGTGGAGGAGCCACACTATAAACCTCATAGCGAGTGAAAACGTGACATCCCCGAGCGTTACCAGGGCAGTCGCTTCTGGCTTCATGCACAAGTACGCCGAGGGCTGGCCGAGGGCCCGTTACTACCAGGGATGCAAGTACGTTGATGAGGTCGAGTTGATTGGAGTGGAACTCTTCACCAAGCTCTTCAAGAGCGATTTCGCCGACCTCAGGCCCATTTCGGGAACCAACGCCAATCAGGCGGTCTTCTTCGGCCTCACCCAGCCAGGAGACAGGGCCATAGTTCTCCACACCAGCCACGGCGGCCACATAAGCCACATGCCCTTCGGTGCCGCCGGAATGAGGGGCCTTGAAGTCCACACCTGGCCCTTCGACAACGAGGAGTTCAACATCGACGTCGACAAGGCCGAGAAGCTCATCAGGGAGCTTGAGCCAAAGATAGTCGTCTTCGGCGGATCACTCTTCCCGTTCCCGCACCCGGTCAAGGAGCTGGCTCCCGTCGCCAAGGAGGTCGGCGCTTACGTCATGTTCGACGCCGCTCACGTGCTCGGTCTCATCGCCGGCGGTCAGTTCCAGGACCCGCTCCGCGAGGGCGCCGACATAATCACCGCCTCGACCCACAAGACATTCCCGGGACCGCAGGGCGGTGTCATAATCTACAAGAGGTTTGGAGAGACCGAGGAGATAGCCAAGCTCCAGTGGGCCATCTTCCCGGGCGTTCTCAGCAACCACCACCTCCATCACATGGCCGGAAAGACCATCACAGCCGCCGAGATGCTCGAGTACGGTGAGAAGTACGCCGCCCAGATCGTCAAGAACGCCAAGGCCCTCGCCGAGGCTCTTGCTGAAGAGGGCTTCAAGGTCATCGGTGAGGACAAGGGCTACACCGAGAGCCACCAGGTCATCGTCGACGTCTCGGACCTCCACGAGGCCGCTGGAGGATGGGCCGCTCCCCTCCTCGAAGAGGCCGGCATAATCCTCAACAAGAACCTCCTCCCGTGGGACCCGCTCGAGAAGGTCGAGAAGCCGAGCGGCCTCAGGATAGGCGTCCAGGAGATGACCCGCGTTGGAATGATGGAGGACGACATGAAGGAGATCGCCCACTTCATCAAGCGCGTCCTCATCGACAGGGAGGACCCGAAGAAGGTCGAGCGCGACGTCTTCTACTTCAGGATGAACTTCCAGAGGGTCTACTACTCCTTCGACCACGGCCTCCCGATGAGGGAGTGATTTCTTTTCTTATCTTCACTCCAACTCCCATTGAAGCGTTGGGAACCGTTAAAAGGACTTTCTCCATACTTCTTTCAGGTGGTGGCCTGTGAGAAAGATAATCCCCGTTCTGCTGATAATCCTGCTGATTCCCGTAGGGTATTACCTCGCTTCTTACTGGGGAAGCGCAGCCGATGGCTCCCCCAATGGGAGAGACATCGACCACCCTCCAACTGACGGTCCAATAATTGGGAACTCCACCCCAGAGCGTCCGCCGGCTAATGACTTCCTGAAACTCGACAAGACTACCTACTCACCAACCGATACGATGACAATCACTGTAACCAACAACGGAAACCTCAACGCCACGACCAGCTACCACTTCAAACTCTACCGGCTGGAAGGCGGCGAATGGAAAGAGGTGCCCGTAAACCTCGTCGTCATCGAGATCGCCGTTATAATCGAACCCGGAAAGAGCTGGCAGCAGAGGGTGAACCTTGCCCAGCTGAACCTCGAGCCTGGCCACTACGCGATAGTGAAGACCCTCGTGTTCACCGACCCCGTGAACCAGCATGCGATGGGAGTTGAGGGATGGGCGGAGTTCGACGTTGAAGGGTGATCCCATGAGGTGGAAGAGCGGGGCGGCCATTGCCCTCATAATCCTCCTCGTCTGGGGTCTCACCGGGCCGCACTTCTACATAGAGCTTGATAAGAGTGTCTACCATCGCGGAGAAGAGCCGGTTTTAAGGATACTCAACACAGGATTGGCGCCAATCTCATTTGGGGAGGTTTACTTGCTCTATCGCTATGAAAACGGCACGTGGACCCAGGTTAGGACTGGCCTCATCTTCATCGCAATACTCCACTGGCTCATGCCCTTTCAGTCATGGGAGCAGAAGGTCAGCTTGAAATACCTGCCAGAAAATGAATCTGTCAAAGGGATCCCTTCACTCCACGACCTGCCGCCGGGCAGATACAGAGTCGTCAAAGAGGTCTGCGGCTGGCCTAGGGGCTGTGTGAACGCGAGCGTTGAGTTTGAAGTGAAGGATTAGACTTGGCAAAACTTTTTATTCCCCTGCCACATACCCAACCTCCGGCTGAAGGGGGTGAGAAAATGAAGTTCTGTCCAAAGTGCGGTAACCTCATGCTTCCTGACAGGAAAAGGAAGGTCTGGGTCTGCCGCTCATGCGGTTATGAGGAACCCTTCGACGAGGAGAAGGACAGGGAGAAGACGAAGATTACCCAGAAGGTCGAGCACAAGCCCGACGAGGGCATCATCATCGTCGAGCAGGACGTCAAGACCCTGCCGACAACCCACGTGATATGCCCCAAGTGCGGCAACGACACCGCATACTGGTGGGAGATGCAGACCCGCGCTGGAGACGAGCCGAGCACGATATTCTACAAGTGCACCAAATGCGGCTACGTCTGGAGGGCCTACGAGTGACCCGCGAGCTGACTGAACTTGAGAGGGAGACCCTCAGGAAGCTGGCGGAGAAGGCCCTCAAGGAGCTGGAAGAGGCCTACCTCAGGATACCCGACACCGACAACGGAAAAGCTTATTTATTCCGCGGGAAAGAAAGGGTTAGGCTGATGCTCGATATACTAAAGGAGGGGTAAAGATGCCGTTCGAGATAGTTTTTGATGGTGCCAAGGATTTCGCCGATCTTATTGCGACAGCAAGCAACCTCATTGATGAGGCCGCCTTCAAGGTAACCGAGGAAGGAATAAGCATGCGCGCCATGGATCCGAGCAGGGTCGTCCTCATCGACCTCAACCTGCCCGAGAGCATCTTCTCCAAGTACGAGGTCGAGGAAGAGGAGACCGTTGGGGTCAACATGGACCACTTTAAGAAGATACTCAAGCGCGGAAAGAACAAGGACACCCTCATCCTCAGGAAGGGCGACGAGAACTTCCTTGAGATAACCTTCGAGGGAACCGCAAAGAGAACCTTCAGGCTTCCACTCATAGAGGTTGAAGAGCTTGAGCTGGACCTCCCTGAGCTTCCGTTCACCGCCAAAGTCGTCATCCTCGGCGAGGTTCTCAAGGAGGCCGTTAAAGATGCCTCCCTCGTCAGCGACGCGATCAAGTTCATAGCCGGGGAGAACGAGTTCGTCATGAAGGCCGAGGGCGAGACCAACGAGGTCGAGATAAAGCTCACCCTCGAGGACGAGGGCCTGCTCGACCTCGAAGTCGAGGAGGAGACCAAGAGCGCCTACGGAATAAGCTACCTGGCGGACATGATAAAAGGCATCGGTAAGGCCGACGAGGTCATAATAAAGTTCGGCAACGAAATGCCCCTCCAGATGGAGTACCCGATCAGGGACGAGGGCAGGCTGATATTCCTCCTGGCTCCTCGCGTCGAGGACTGATTTCTTTCTTCTCCCTTTGGGCTGGTGGTAGTGTGGACATCGTCAAGCTCAGGGAACTGCTGGAACAGGAGCTTTCCTCACAGGATCTCGCGGAGGTTGGGGAAGAGTTCTACAGGGAGTTCGACAGTCTCATAAAGGCACTAAAGCTGAGCGCCGAAAGCTCCCGCGAGAGGGGCGAGGACATAGAAGAGCGCCTCTACCTCGCCCAGCTTGAGATAGCGGAGAGGCTCGCGCGCGAGATAATAAAAATCAGGCTCCATAAAATCGTCGACCTCGCCGTCGAGGGAATCCCCGGCGAGATGACCGAGGAGGAGAGGAGGATATTCACGGTTCTGAGGGCGTTCATAGAGCGCGAGGAGCTCGCTGATCTGAACGTCCCCGTTTCTGAAGAAGTATCGTTCAAAACTGCGGCAGAGGCACCCGCCCAGCGTACAGAGGTCTCGAAGAAGGCAGTTCCAACCGAAGCCTACATAATCAAGATCGACCTCCCCAAGATACTCGACCCGGAGCTGAGGGAGTACGGACCTTTCAGGGCCGGTGACCTCGTCATAATCCCGAGGAGCATAGGAAAGGTCCTCCTCGAGCGGGACGCGGCAGAGAGGGTTAAAATCTCCCCGTGATGCCCCATGCCTTTCTCGGTCTGCATGCGCGACTGCTACGACACCTGCTCGATGATAAGTGAACTCAAAAACGGAAGGCTTGCTGTCAGAGGAAACCCGAACCACCCGGTAACGGCCGGCTTTCTCTGCCCAAAGGGCGCCCTTCTGCCGAAGTGGTTTCACTCCCCGGAGAGGCTGAAGGCCCCGCTAATAAGAACCGGCGAGAGGGGAAGCGGGGAGTTCAGGGAGGCCAACTGGAGCGAGGCCATAAGGCTCGTGGCCGGCAAACTGCGGGAAACGATAGAGAAGCACGGAAGCGAGAGCGTTCTGGTCTATCAGTACGCCGGTGACCGCGGTGTTGTTAACTACGCCTTCCCGCTGAGGCTCTTCCACTACCTGAACACGGCGATGCTAGACCACGGAATATGCGACCGGGCCGGCCAGGAGGCGTTGAAAGACGTCTACGGCACGGCAATTGGTATTGATCCTGAAGAACTGAAGAGCCAGAGGCTGATCGTTTACTGGGGCATCAACGCCTTCTGGACGAACCTCCACGGCTTCATGTTGGCTAAGAGGAATGACCTGGAAACCTGGACGGTCGATGTGGTGAGAACCGAGACGGCGAAGCGCTCCGACAGGTTCTTCCAGATTAGGCCGGACACGGATGTTCTCTTTGCCCTGGGGGTTGCGAAGGTTATAATCGAGGAGAACCTCTATGATGAAAACTTCGTCCGAGAGAACGTCTACGGTTTTGAAGAATTCAGGAATTATGTAAAAACGTTATCGCTTGATTATGTAAGCAATGAGACGGGGATAAGCGTTGGTGAGATAGAGGGGTTTGCGAAGGGGTACGCAGAGAAAAAGGGGATTATCCACATCGGCTACGGCTTCCAGCGGTCTTTGGCAGGCGGGGAAGCGGTCAGAGCGATAGCGATTCTCCCAGCACTGGTGGGCCACCGTTTCGGCTTCATCTACGACATGAAGACCATCGATAAGTCCTACGCGGAGGGGGCCTTTCTGAGGACTAAACCCGCCAAAAGAATTCCCCAGATGAAGCTGGCCGAGTACATCGAGAAAGGAGAGATAAAGTTCCTCTACGTCTACAACTCCAACCCGCTCGCCAGCCTGCCGAACCAGAAGAGGCTCAGGAGGGCGTTGATTGAAAACGACGTCTTCGTCGTCACCCACGACATCTTCCTGACCGACACCGCCCTCTATTCCGACATAGTGCTGCCTGCGAACACCTTCTTCGAGCGCCTCGATATAGCGGATTCCTATTACCACCGCTACGTGGCCCTAAACGAACCCGTAACGAGGCTCTACGGCAAGAGCAACAGCGAGGTGACGAGGCTCCTCGCGAAGGCCCTGGGGATAGAGAACCCCTACCTCCACGAGAGCGATGAGGAGGTAATTAGGAAAATCCTCGAACTCAACGGCCTGAGCTGGGAGGAACTGAGGAAGAAGGGCTTCATTAAAATCCCGGAAAAGCCGAGAACGTGGGATACTCCGAGCGGGAAGATAGAGTTCTACTCCCAGAGGGCCGTTGAAATGGGTCTATCCCCCTTCCCAGAGTACCAGGGGTTCAAAGGGAGGTATCCCCTGAGGCTCCTCACCCCAACCCACAGGATGACGATAACGAGCCAGTACCACAACACCTACAGGATGATCGATCCAAACCTCTACATCAACCCCGCCGACGCCGGGGAGAGGGGCATAGCGGACGGTGACACCGTCGAGGCATTCAACGAGTACGGGAAGATTAGAACGACCACGAAACTCAGCGAGGATCTTCCGAGGGGTGTTGTCCTCCTATACAAGGCATTCTGGCCAAAGCTCCTCGGCTGGAACGCGAACTTTCTAACGACCGATGAGACCGTTCAAAACTACGGCAACGGCTCCGCCTATCATTCAACCTGGGTCGATGTGAGGAAAGTTTAAGGCAAAATCCGGAATCGTGGAATTTATTTCTGACAATCGTGCTCTGGCCCATTTTTCACAATGACGACCACTGAAGTGCATTCTTTGCATGGCTAACCGACTGGCTCTTAAATCTCTTGGATATTCGACAAGATTAATGCCGTTAGGCGAACCGAAAAGTTTATATATTCGAACCTTCATGGTTTATAGTGAAGACGACACAGAAAAAGAAGAGGTGATGAAAGATGGTCGTCATAGGAGAAAAGTTCCCTGAGGTTGAGGTCAACACCACCCACGGCAGGATAAAGCTGCCGGACTACTTCACAGAGAAGGGCAAGTGGTTCGTCCTCTTCAGCCACCCGGCTGACTTCACGCCGGTCTGTACGACCGAGTTCTACGGCATGCAGAAGCGCGTCGAGGAGTTCAGGAAGCTCGGCGTCGAGCCGATCGGGCTGAGCGTTGACCAGGTGTTCAGCCACCTCAAGTGGATGGAGTGGATAAAGGAGAACCTCGGCGAGGAGATAACCTTCCCGGTCATAGCGGATGACCGCGGCGACCTCGCAGAGGCGCTCGGCATGATCCCGAGCGGCGCCACCATAACCGCCAGGGCGGTCTTCATCGTCGACGACAAGGGTGTCATAAGGGCCATCGTCTACTACCCGGCCGAGGTCGGCAGGGACTGGGATGAGATACTCAGGCTCGTCAAGGCCCTCAAGACCAGCGATGAGAAGGGAGTTGCCCTGCCGCACAAGTGGCCGAA
This window of the Thermococcus siculi genome carries:
- the glyA gene encoding serine hydroxymethyltransferase; amino-acid sequence: MAEGYREYRDRVMDFLEDHEKWRSHTINLIASENVTSPSVTRAVASGFMHKYAEGWPRARYYQGCKYVDEVELIGVELFTKLFKSDFADLRPISGTNANQAVFFGLTQPGDRAIVLHTSHGGHISHMPFGAAGMRGLEVHTWPFDNEEFNIDVDKAEKLIRELEPKIVVFGGSLFPFPHPVKELAPVAKEVGAYVMFDAAHVLGLIAGGQFQDPLREGADIITASTHKTFPGPQGGVIIYKRFGETEEIAKLQWAIFPGVLSNHHLHHMAGKTITAAEMLEYGEKYAAQIVKNAKALAEALAEEGFKVIGEDKGYTESHQVIVDVSDLHEAAGGWAAPLLEEAGIILNKNLLPWDPLEKVEKPSGLRIGVQEMTRVGMMEDDMKEIAHFIKRVLIDREDPKKVERDVFYFRMNFQRVYYSFDHGLPMRE
- a CDS encoding peroxiredoxin; translation: MVVIGEKFPEVEVNTTHGRIKLPDYFTEKGKWFVLFSHPADFTPVCTTEFYGMQKRVEEFRKLGVEPIGLSVDQVFSHLKWMEWIKENLGEEITFPVIADDRGDLAEALGMIPSGATITARAVFIVDDKGVIRAIVYYPAEVGRDWDEILRLVKALKTSDEKGVALPHKWPNNELIGDRAIVPPAGTVDAIKEREEAKAKGEIECYDWWFCHKKI
- a CDS encoding molybdopterin-dependent oxidoreductase; protein product: MPFSVCMRDCYDTCSMISELKNGRLAVRGNPNHPVTAGFLCPKGALLPKWFHSPERLKAPLIRTGERGSGEFREANWSEAIRLVAGKLRETIEKHGSESVLVYQYAGDRGVVNYAFPLRLFHYLNTAMLDHGICDRAGQEALKDVYGTAIGIDPEELKSQRLIVYWGINAFWTNLHGFMLAKRNDLETWTVDVVRTETAKRSDRFFQIRPDTDVLFALGVAKVIIEENLYDENFVRENVYGFEEFRNYVKTLSLDYVSNETGISVGEIEGFAKGYAEKKGIIHIGYGFQRSLAGGEAVRAIAILPALVGHRFGFIYDMKTIDKSYAEGAFLRTKPAKRIPQMKLAEYIEKGEIKFLYVYNSNPLASLPNQKRLRRALIENDVFVVTHDIFLTDTALYSDIVLPANTFFERLDIADSYYHRYVALNEPVTRLYGKSNSEVTRLLAKALGIENPYLHESDEEVIRKILELNGLSWEELRKKGFIKIPEKPRTWDTPSGKIEFYSQRAVEMGLSPFPEYQGFKGRYPLRLLTPTHRMTITSQYHNTYRMIDPNLYINPADAGERGIADGDTVEAFNEYGKIRTTTKLSEDLPRGVVLLYKAFWPKLLGWNANFLTTDETVQNYGNGSAYHSTWVDVRKV
- a CDS encoding transcription factor S; protein product: MKFCPKCGNLMLPDRKRKVWVCRSCGYEEPFDEEKDREKTKITQKVEHKPDEGIIIVEQDVKTLPTTHVICPKCGNDTAYWWEMQTRAGDEPSTIFYKCTKCGYVWRAYE
- a CDS encoding DNA replication complex subunit Gins51, whose translation is MDIVKLRELLEQELSSQDLAEVGEEFYREFDSLIKALKLSAESSRERGEDIEERLYLAQLEIAERLAREIIKIRLHKIVDLAVEGIPGEMTEEERRIFTVLRAFIEREELADLNVPVSEEVSFKTAAEAPAQRTEVSKKAVPTEAYIIKIDLPKILDPELREYGPFRAGDLVIIPRSIGKVLLERDAAERVKISP
- a CDS encoding immunoglobulin-like domain-containing protein, coding for MRKIIPVLLIILLIPVGYYLASYWGSAADGSPNGRDIDHPPTDGPIIGNSTPERPPANDFLKLDKTTYSPTDTMTITVTNNGNLNATTSYHFKLYRLEGGEWKEVPVNLVVIEIAVIIEPGKSWQQRVNLAQLNLEPGHYAIVKTLVFTDPVNQHAMGVEGWAEFDVEG
- a CDS encoding DNA polymerase sliding clamp: MPFEIVFDGAKDFADLIATASNLIDEAAFKVTEEGISMRAMDPSRVVLIDLNLPESIFSKYEVEEEETVGVNMDHFKKILKRGKNKDTLILRKGDENFLEITFEGTAKRTFRLPLIEVEELELDLPELPFTAKVVILGEVLKEAVKDASLVSDAIKFIAGENEFVMKAEGETNEVEIKLTLEDEGLLDLEVEEETKSAYGISYLADMIKGIGKADEVIIKFGNEMPLQMEYPIRDEGRLIFLLAPRVED
- a CDS encoding immunoglobulin-like domain-containing protein; protein product: MRWKSGAAIALIILLVWGLTGPHFYIELDKSVYHRGEEPVLRILNTGLAPISFGEVYLLYRYENGTWTQVRTGLIFIAILHWLMPFQSWEQKVSLKYLPENESVKGIPSLHDLPPGRYRVVKEVCGWPRGCVNASVEFEVKD